Proteins encoded within one genomic window of Terriglobus sp. TAA 43:
- a CDS encoding M56 family metallopeptidase gives MSAPGLFDQVIAAFALHAVWQVPLLACATWLAVRVGRPKVRLAHALWMLTLLLCVVAPLLSTWQGYRVARAQHRVSTVSISYPTADAAHDAPPMQRESVWLRLVHTHFNSVDGVRPFAFALPPYVARGISAAYVLLLVFSCLRFGMAWRRARRLVHAASADVPQRFVRAMEMQCEAMDCRAPQVATSDEVAGPLLAGVIQPTLLLPRNSADELSDEEVEAVLAHELSHLRRRDPLWHTVSSVMLLPVQFHPVAKWIASRIRQTREMACDAEAVAWMGSLSRYADALLCVAERMSFTPAATQGVGLGLFDVEHVYAATVRDGWLRSKTGPATAGLELFDATGAMEERMRSMMKNNEVISLRSRWMRGLASAAIAVTGVAAASMIQVQPALAAPQKDATVETQTIVTVDDQAPALVSGHRVQKQLLDANRRLNEAKTKATSDEDRIRIATAQQVLRAAQSELAEQSAPRTVTVHVVHDAPLMSGDDVKVHLKVRDAELSQVKLDHQKVQFDVQLKALPVQRVELAKTQVMVAKLDSPVLVITPQESDKPRKVPANVMAGNTLTKVTPEYPASAKDAKIQGAVVLHAIIDENGKVEQISVVSSPDSALSKSSIEAVQHWTYKPYLLNGKPTAVDTTINVNFTLAP, from the coding sequence ATGAGCGCGCCCGGTCTGTTTGACCAGGTGATTGCTGCCTTTGCGTTGCATGCCGTGTGGCAAGTGCCGCTGCTGGCATGTGCGACGTGGCTGGCGGTGCGAGTGGGGCGGCCAAAGGTTCGTCTCGCACATGCGCTGTGGATGTTGACGTTGCTGTTGTGTGTCGTTGCACCGCTCCTGTCGACGTGGCAGGGATATCGCGTGGCACGCGCACAGCATCGCGTGAGTACGGTTTCCATTAGCTACCCCACAGCCGATGCAGCGCATGATGCTCCGCCGATGCAGCGCGAATCAGTCTGGCTGCGTTTGGTTCACACTCACTTCAATTCTGTGGATGGTGTGCGGCCATTTGCATTTGCTCTGCCGCCGTATGTGGCGCGCGGTATCAGCGCGGCGTACGTGTTGCTGCTGGTGTTTTCCTGCCTGCGATTCGGCATGGCGTGGCGACGTGCGCGGCGCCTGGTACATGCAGCTTCTGCAGATGTTCCACAGAGATTCGTTCGGGCCATGGAGATGCAGTGCGAGGCGATGGATTGTCGTGCGCCACAGGTCGCGACGAGCGATGAGGTTGCAGGGCCGCTGCTGGCTGGAGTGATACAGCCGACATTGCTGTTGCCTCGTAATTCAGCGGACGAATTGAGCGATGAGGAAGTCGAGGCGGTGTTGGCGCATGAGCTTTCCCATCTTCGTCGCCGCGATCCTCTCTGGCATACCGTGTCTTCCGTGATGCTGTTGCCGGTGCAATTCCATCCTGTAGCAAAGTGGATTGCATCACGCATTCGGCAGACGCGTGAGATGGCGTGCGATGCAGAGGCCGTGGCGTGGATGGGATCGTTGTCGCGCTACGCGGATGCGCTGTTGTGTGTGGCGGAGCGGATGTCGTTTACGCCTGCGGCTACGCAAGGCGTGGGGCTGGGACTTTTCGATGTGGAGCATGTGTATGCAGCTACTGTTCGCGACGGTTGGCTGCGGTCAAAAACAGGGCCTGCGACGGCAGGTCTCGAACTCTTCGACGCCACGGGCGCCATGGAGGAACGTATGAGGTCCATGATGAAGAACAATGAAGTGATAAGTCTTCGCAGTCGTTGGATGCGTGGACTTGCTTCTGCCGCAATTGCTGTAACAGGAGTCGCGGCAGCGAGCATGATCCAAGTGCAGCCTGCGTTGGCTGCACCACAAAAGGACGCGACTGTGGAAACACAGACGATAGTTACCGTCGATGACCAGGCACCCGCACTGGTAAGCGGACATCGTGTACAGAAGCAGTTGCTCGATGCAAACCGCCGGTTGAATGAAGCGAAGACAAAAGCGACCAGCGATGAAGACCGCATCAGGATTGCGACTGCGCAGCAGGTGCTTCGCGCGGCACAGTCAGAACTGGCGGAGCAGAGTGCGCCTCGCACAGTTACGGTTCATGTCGTTCATGATGCGCCACTGATGAGTGGGGATGATGTGAAGGTGCACCTGAAAGTGCGAGACGCGGAACTGTCTCAGGTGAAGCTGGATCATCAGAAGGTACAGTTCGATGTGCAATTGAAGGCATTGCCGGTGCAGCGCGTTGAGTTGGCAAAGACGCAGGTGATGGTTGCGAAACTGGACTCGCCGGTGCTTGTGATTACGCCACAGGAAAGCGACAAGCCGAGGAAGGTTCCTGCGAATGTGATGGCGGGAAATACTTTGACTAAGGTAACGCCGGAGTATCCAGCGTCAGCGAAAGACGCGAAGATTCAGGGTGCAGTGGTGTTGCACGCGATCATTGATGAGAACGGCAAGGTGGAACAGATTTCCGTCGTTAGTTCTCCAGATAGTGCGTTGTCAAAGTCTTCCATCGAAGCAGTACAGCATTGGACGTATAAGCCGTATCTGCTGAATGGCAAGCCGACGGCAGTGGATACGACCATCAACGTGAACTTCACACTTGCACCATGA
- a CDS encoding BlaI/MecI/CopY family transcriptional regulator, producing MSAATSDKTALTPLELEIMQVLWNQGPSTATEIVPLLNGNLAYNTVGTMLQVLLRKGRVKRTAEGRAYRYRATVTRERAAGSAIGDLLKRMFAGDAQAMLLAMVDSGHVDAEDLQRARKALQAAEREDAKEARG from the coding sequence ATGTCCGCCGCCACTTCTGATAAGACCGCACTCACGCCGCTGGAACTGGAAATTATGCAGGTGCTGTGGAACCAGGGCCCCAGCACAGCGACGGAAATCGTTCCTCTGCTGAATGGCAACCTGGCCTACAACACCGTTGGCACCATGCTGCAGGTATTGCTGCGCAAGGGGCGCGTGAAACGTACGGCAGAGGGGCGAGCGTATCGCTATCGCGCGACAGTGACCCGGGAGCGTGCCGCCGGTTCTGCGATCGGCGATCTGTTGAAGCGCATGTTTGCGGGCGATGCGCAGGCCATGCTGCTGGCCATGGTCGATTCCGGACACGTGGATGCGGAAGATCTGCAGCGCGCTCGAAAGGCCCTGCAGGCAGCGGAGCGTGAGGACGCGAAAGAGGCGCGGGGATGA
- a CDS encoding bestrophin family protein — protein MIVPHAPQLRRLLEYVGMPLLLLFLWDGAIVLLYKVAHWDWVALPHIPLALLGSSIGLIVAFRNNSSYGRWWEARTIWGGIVNNSRSWARQVLTAIAPQKNAELEAVRTMQVRMVYLQIAWVHALRQQLRGLPPLDELHGLLTEDDLMALKEQKNVAFTLQLWQGDLARKALENDWVDSLQWSSLDGTLNDLIDFQGASERIKNTPMPKQYDFYPQLFVKIFCLLLPLGLVQNMGWFTPLGSTIVGFIFIALDKIGRDLEDPFNNTIYDIPLTAMSRTIEINLRQSLGERSLPAASEPVHGVLW, from the coding sequence TTGATTGTTCCTCACGCGCCGCAGCTTCGACGACTGCTGGAATATGTGGGTATGCCGCTTCTGCTGTTGTTTCTCTGGGACGGTGCAATTGTTCTGTTGTACAAGGTGGCGCATTGGGATTGGGTGGCATTGCCACACATCCCACTGGCGCTGCTGGGATCATCCATTGGCCTGATTGTTGCGTTTCGCAATAACAGCAGCTACGGCCGATGGTGGGAAGCGCGCACTATCTGGGGCGGTATCGTAAACAACTCCAGATCATGGGCACGCCAGGTGCTCACAGCCATCGCGCCTCAGAAGAATGCGGAGCTGGAAGCCGTTCGTACGATGCAGGTACGGATGGTATATCTGCAAATTGCGTGGGTGCATGCTCTGCGGCAGCAGTTGCGCGGTCTTCCCCCGCTGGATGAGTTGCATGGTCTGCTGACAGAAGATGACCTGATGGCGCTGAAGGAGCAAAAGAATGTCGCCTTCACGCTCCAGTTGTGGCAAGGCGACCTGGCGCGGAAGGCGTTGGAGAACGATTGGGTTGACAGTCTACAGTGGTCGTCTTTGGACGGTACGCTGAATGATTTGATCGACTTTCAGGGCGCTTCGGAGCGCATCAAGAACACGCCGATGCCAAAGCAGTACGACTTCTACCCCCAGTTGTTTGTGAAGATCTTCTGTCTTCTGCTGCCGCTGGGGCTGGTACAGAACATGGGTTGGTTTACGCCGCTCGGCTCTACGATTGTGGGTTTCATCTTTATCGCGCTGGATAAGATCGGTCGCGACCTGGAGGATCCTTTCAACAACACGATCTACGATATTCCGCTCACAGCGATGAGCCGGACCATCGAGATCAACCTGCGGCAATCTCTGGGCGAGCGTTCCTTGCCTGCGGCATCAGAACCGGTTCACGGAGTGCTCTGGTAA
- a CDS encoding carbonic anhydrase: MVKSNETLEKLKRGVLQFQSEVYPARREEYEYAATHPQKPHTLLITCADSRIDPEALTHSGPGEIFVARNVGNMVPAYGEMMGGVSAVIEYAVDALKVNHAVVCGHTDCGAMKGILAGEGALDAMPTVKSWLRNADAAKRVAQTIDGEKPALHTMTEQNVLLQLQHLRTHPSVAGAIARGDLTLSGWVYDIGHGDVRIYDEAANRFLSVRESVALEATA; encoded by the coding sequence ATGGTCAAGAGCAATGAAACCCTGGAGAAGCTGAAGCGAGGCGTTCTGCAGTTTCAAAGTGAGGTGTACCCGGCCCGCCGCGAAGAGTACGAATACGCTGCAACGCACCCGCAGAAACCGCACACCCTGCTGATCACATGCGCGGATTCACGCATCGATCCGGAAGCACTCACGCATAGCGGCCCTGGTGAGATTTTTGTCGCGCGTAACGTGGGCAACATGGTGCCGGCCTATGGCGAAATGATGGGTGGTGTGTCTGCCGTGATTGAGTACGCGGTGGATGCGTTGAAGGTGAACCACGCTGTTGTATGCGGTCATACAGACTGTGGCGCGATGAAGGGCATTCTTGCTGGAGAGGGTGCGTTGGACGCGATGCCCACAGTGAAGAGCTGGCTTCGCAATGCTGATGCTGCCAAGCGCGTGGCGCAGACAATCGACGGCGAGAAGCCTGCATTGCATACGATGACGGAGCAGAATGTGTTGTTGCAGCTGCAGCATCTGCGCACGCATCCTTCTGTGGCGGGAGCCATCGCTCGCGGTGACCTTACGCTTTCTGGATGGGTGTACGACATTGGCCACGGCGATGTTCGCATCTATGACGAAGCAGCGAACCGCTTCCTGTCTGTTCGAGAATCCGTTGCTCTGGAGGCCACTGCTTGA
- a CDS encoding ferritin-like domain-containing protein: MTDVSTSGTKKNMKNDLLSRRRFLSCAGVAGAAAMTVGCGDPAPYVDAATQPEIDTLNFALNIEYLQATLYSYVVTGKDLDSSLTGGGPAPTGAPGQLTFPNQQIADLFAEIYFDETSHVSALRTAVGSGLSIARPQLNLSVITAINASNVIPIARLLEDVGATAYAGIIARLSGNNATALAQILAVEGFHAGALRLIAIQQNSGYPSSLPGYVPADGYDIKPGDPGTVALAQQGPTTANGGFFDTASNGVPGQTNTFNGFAYQRSTSQTLAILYNNTAAGTAKGAFFPNGVNGNITTV; the protein is encoded by the coding sequence ATGACAGACGTTTCAACATCCGGCACAAAGAAGAACATGAAAAACGATCTTCTGAGCCGGCGTCGTTTTCTCAGTTGCGCTGGCGTCGCCGGTGCCGCAGCCATGACAGTTGGATGTGGCGACCCCGCACCCTACGTCGATGCAGCAACGCAACCGGAAATCGACACGCTCAATTTCGCACTGAACATTGAGTATCTGCAGGCCACACTCTATTCCTACGTCGTCACCGGCAAGGATCTGGACAGCTCTCTGACGGGCGGTGGCCCCGCGCCCACAGGTGCCCCTGGGCAGTTGACGTTCCCCAACCAGCAGATCGCAGATCTCTTCGCCGAAATTTATTTTGATGAGACATCACACGTCTCCGCATTGCGAACAGCCGTCGGGAGTGGCCTCTCCATCGCGCGGCCGCAACTCAATCTTTCTGTCATCACCGCCATCAATGCCTCCAACGTAATCCCCATTGCGCGCTTACTGGAGGACGTCGGTGCGACCGCATACGCGGGCATCATTGCAAGGCTGAGTGGCAACAATGCCACCGCGCTGGCCCAGATCCTGGCTGTTGAAGGCTTCCATGCCGGTGCACTTCGTCTCATCGCCATCCAGCAGAACTCCGGCTACCCCAGCAGCCTTCCCGGTTATGTTCCAGCAGACGGCTATGACATCAAACCGGGCGATCCCGGAACGGTGGCCCTCGCCCAGCAAGGCCCCACAACGGCGAATGGTGGCTTCTTTGACACAGCGTCAAACGGCGTCCCCGGCCAGACCAACACCTTCAACGGTTTTGCCTACCAGCGCTCCACCTCGCAGACTCTGGCCATTCTGTACAACAACACCGCTGCCGGAACCGCCAAGGGCGCGTTTTTCCCCAACGGTGTAAACGGCAACATCACTACCGTGTAG
- a CDS encoding M23 family metallopeptidase, with translation MKKSFYVVLVSREEDGSLRRVPVPLKFAWMFAGAAVVGLFTIAGLAGSYSRMLLKTERFNQLRQEHNTLLGDYAKLQKREHEKEVQAASLGALASEVSALYGLTAKGIASSTQGVFGRGRKSAGTETAAIAPTETPSADTGFSNANYYKSLQAFYSLRNTAMDGSMTRAISNSFTPSGLGNFGIGPNLMGGNIPTLWPVLGSISSPFGGRQDPILGNGEGEFHKGVDISAPYGTPIHATADGVVQMAGMGNGYGREVVINHGGGVETTYAHMSGFHVSAGEQVVRGQIIGYVGTSGRSTGAHVHYEVRLRNVPVNPHKYLRDSVNGIGTEVASK, from the coding sequence TTGAAGAAGAGTTTTTATGTAGTACTGGTTTCACGCGAGGAAGACGGATCGTTGCGCAGGGTTCCTGTGCCGCTGAAGTTCGCCTGGATGTTTGCAGGCGCGGCGGTGGTGGGCCTGTTCACGATCGCCGGTCTGGCTGGATCGTATTCGCGGATGTTGTTGAAAACGGAGCGGTTTAACCAGCTCCGGCAGGAACACAATACACTTCTTGGCGATTACGCGAAGCTACAGAAGCGCGAGCATGAGAAGGAAGTCCAGGCAGCGTCGTTGGGCGCGCTGGCCAGCGAGGTTTCCGCGCTGTATGGCCTGACCGCGAAGGGGATTGCCAGCAGCACGCAGGGCGTTTTCGGGCGTGGACGGAAGTCCGCTGGAACCGAGACTGCCGCGATTGCTCCGACGGAGACTCCCTCGGCTGACACCGGTTTCAGTAACGCGAACTATTACAAGTCGTTGCAGGCGTTCTATTCGTTGCGGAACACGGCAATGGACGGCTCGATGACGCGCGCGATTTCGAACAGCTTTACGCCTTCGGGCCTGGGCAATTTTGGAATTGGGCCGAATCTGATGGGCGGCAACATTCCCACGTTATGGCCGGTACTGGGTTCCATTTCGTCTCCTTTCGGAGGACGGCAGGACCCGATTCTGGGCAATGGCGAAGGCGAGTTCCACAAGGGTGTCGATATTTCTGCGCCGTATGGCACGCCCATTCACGCGACGGCTGATGGTGTGGTGCAGATGGCGGGTATGGGGAATGGATATGGCCGTGAGGTGGTGATCAACCACGGCGGTGGCGTTGAGACGACCTACGCGCATATGTCTGGCTTCCATGTCTCGGCGGGTGAGCAGGTGGTGCGCGGCCAGATTATCGGCTATGTGGGGACCAGCGGTCGTTCCACTGGCGCGCATGTTCACTATGAGGTGCGCTTGCGCAATGTGCCGGTGAATCCGCACAAGTATCTGCGGGACTCAGTCAATGGAATCGGAACCGAAGTCGCCAGCAAGTAG
- the thiL gene encoding thiamine-phosphate kinase produces MASGELQFIHNLRKRAGRPGGVVRLGIGDDCAVLRPPKGHDVLVTTDLSLEGRHFRRDWHPAASAGHRCLARGLSDLAAMGAHPMAAFLSLALPAGFTRRAANRTWLDGFLGGLLHLAKQTKTPLAGGDTSTAPGDAILADIVLLGSVPAGNELRRSKARPGDSLYVTGHLGGASAELAALAKSPRSFRKASPDADHPHLYPQPQLRIGQRLRSLASAAIDISDGLSTDLTHLCEESRVGAVVEVDSLPLHPLLKTKEDALRHALHGGEDYQLLFTAPATSKIPRSIGGTPITRIGEIVRGKDISLRSNGKAEQLQPAGWEHSL; encoded by the coding sequence GTGGCCAGCGGCGAACTCCAATTCATCCACAACCTTCGCAAGCGCGCGGGACGCCCCGGTGGCGTGGTGCGCCTCGGCATCGGTGATGACTGCGCCGTTTTGCGACCTCCCAAAGGCCACGATGTCCTTGTAACCACTGACCTTTCACTGGAGGGACGCCACTTCCGCCGTGACTGGCACCCCGCCGCCTCCGCAGGGCACCGGTGCCTCGCCCGCGGACTCAGCGACCTCGCCGCGATGGGCGCGCATCCCATGGCCGCCTTCCTGTCCCTGGCCCTGCCCGCTGGCTTCACCCGTCGAGCAGCAAACCGCACATGGCTCGACGGCTTTCTCGGCGGTTTGCTTCATCTGGCAAAACAAACCAAAACACCCCTGGCAGGCGGCGATACCTCCACCGCCCCCGGCGACGCCATCCTCGCCGACATCGTCCTTCTCGGCTCCGTCCCGGCAGGCAATGAACTCCGACGCAGCAAGGCGCGCCCCGGCGACAGTCTCTACGTCACCGGCCACCTCGGAGGAGCATCCGCCGAACTCGCTGCGCTGGCAAAATCACCTCGCAGCTTCCGCAAAGCCTCCCCGGACGCCGACCACCCGCACCTTTACCCGCAGCCTCAGCTCCGCATTGGTCAGCGCCTCCGCAGCCTGGCCTCCGCAGCCATCGACATCAGCGACGGCCTGTCCACCGACCTCACGCATCTCTGCGAAGAGTCTCGCGTAGGCGCCGTCGTCGAAGTAGACTCCCTGCCGCTGCATCCGCTCCTGAAGACAAAAGAAGACGCGCTACGCCACGCCCTGCACGGCGGCGAGGACTACCAACTTCTCTTCACCGCGCCCGCAACCAGCAAGATCCCGCGCAGCATCGGCGGCACTCCAATCACCCGAATCGGCGAAATCGTCCGCGGCAAAGACATCAGTCTCCGCAGCAACGGCAAGGCAGAACAGCTACAGCCCGCCGGATGGGAGCACTCACTATGA
- the rsmD gene encoding 16S rRNA (guanine(966)-N(2))-methyltransferase RsmD: MRVIAGTYRSRVLGAPKGLATRPTSDRLRETLFNVIAARVPDACFADLYAGSGAVGIEAISRGATEVFFAEKNAAALAAIRGNLRTLGIAGGFQVEAGGTAPLLKRLSGKPLDVVFLDPPYEEAEEYRKTLTTLGDAGNELVNADSLVIAEHTRKQGLLDRYGVLKRTRTLLQGDAALSFYAMETAD; the protein is encoded by the coding sequence ATGCGTGTGATTGCGGGAACGTACCGTTCGCGGGTGTTGGGGGCTCCAAAGGGGTTGGCTACACGCCCCACGAGTGACCGGCTGCGCGAGACTCTTTTCAATGTGATTGCGGCGCGGGTGCCTGATGCCTGTTTCGCCGATCTGTATGCCGGTTCGGGTGCGGTGGGCATTGAGGCTATTTCGCGTGGCGCGACTGAGGTTTTCTTTGCCGAGAAAAATGCTGCGGCGCTGGCGGCGATTCGCGGGAATCTGCGGACGCTGGGGATCGCTGGTGGATTTCAGGTGGAGGCTGGTGGGACTGCTCCGTTGCTGAAGCGGCTGTCGGGAAAGCCGCTGGATGTGGTGTTTCTGGATCCGCCGTATGAAGAGGCCGAGGAGTATCGCAAGACGCTGACGACGCTGGGCGATGCGGGGAATGAACTGGTGAACGCAGATTCGCTGGTGATTGCGGAACATACGCGGAAGCAGGGATTGCTGGATCGCTATGGTGTTTTGAAGCGGACGCGGACATTGTTGCAGGGCGATGCTGCGCTGAGCTTTTATGCGATGGAGACTGCCGATTAA
- a CDS encoding CBS domain-containing protein gives MRGWSITLGKYFGVEVRLHAIFVLSLPIIIMLSALLDGSGMRGFGLWLLLLSAVIVREVGHGLATASAGFAVDSLLLLPTGSAPTEERSLNASTRGERFIALSGPLSNFAAGITMALLMYAATPAINLFAQPWVTPQHLLRSAIWAQVLLGGLHLLPAWPLDSGIVLRRQFRRIRGNDSGIRASAGLSHAISLVLIILGAALTNAWLIVMGCSLLLSSRGDAISRLGQQAAGAVTAAEVMLTDFATLSASDTLEDALRRSVHSLQDVFPVVRGPVLVGSIHRDTLAQALRADGNGYVQGVMTRIVEVVSADAALLPALERMQKNREAQLVSVMREEKLVGILTPNSLTQSMSMLGNARRVTELAAARSGDDE, from the coding sequence ATGCGTGGATGGTCGATCACTCTGGGCAAATACTTCGGCGTTGAGGTTCGTCTCCACGCCATCTTCGTTCTCTCGTTGCCCATCATCATCATGCTGTCCGCGCTTCTGGACGGCAGCGGCATGCGTGGCTTCGGCCTTTGGCTGCTTCTGCTTTCAGCGGTGATCGTGCGTGAAGTAGGTCACGGCCTTGCCACCGCGTCCGCAGGGTTCGCGGTCGATAGCCTGTTGCTTCTGCCAACAGGCTCTGCACCCACAGAAGAGCGTTCTCTCAACGCCAGCACACGTGGCGAACGGTTCATCGCTCTCTCTGGTCCCCTCTCCAACTTCGCCGCAGGCATCACCATGGCTCTGTTGATGTACGCCGCCACGCCCGCCATCAACCTCTTCGCGCAACCGTGGGTCACACCGCAACACCTTCTGCGCTCAGCCATCTGGGCGCAGGTTCTGCTCGGTGGCCTGCATCTTCTTCCCGCATGGCCGCTCGATTCGGGCATCGTGCTGCGCCGTCAGTTCCGCCGTATCCGTGGCAACGATTCCGGTATACGCGCCTCCGCCGGCCTTTCGCACGCCATCTCGCTCGTCCTCATTATTCTGGGCGCAGCGCTTACCAACGCATGGCTCATCGTCATGGGCTGCTCCCTTCTGCTCTCCAGTCGCGGCGACGCCATCAGCCGCCTTGGCCAACAAGCAGCCGGAGCCGTTACCGCAGCAGAAGTCATGCTCACAGACTTCGCCACCCTTTCAGCGTCCGACACGTTGGAAGACGCACTTCGCCGCAGCGTTCATTCCCTGCAGGATGTCTTCCCCGTGGTGCGCGGTCCCGTCCTAGTCGGCTCCATTCATCGCGACACCCTCGCGCAAGCTCTCCGCGCAGACGGCAACGGCTACGTCCAGGGCGTCATGACACGTATCGTCGAAGTCGTCTCCGCCGACGCCGCTCTTCTTCCGGCGCTGGAACGCATGCAGAAAAATCGCGAAGCGCAGCTCGTCTCTGTCATGCGAGAAGAAAAGCTCGTCGGCATCCTCACCCCCAACAGCCTCACGCAATCCATGTCGATGTTGGGCAACGCACGACGCGTCACCGAACTGGCCGCAGCAAGGTCCGGCGACGATGAGTAG
- the rsmI gene encoding 16S rRNA (cytidine(1402)-2'-O)-methyltransferase, with product MSSDAPLAPGLYLVATPIGNLEDITLRALRILRSADRIACEDTRQTQKLLNHFGITTPTVSYHLHNERGRSEELVNAIREGARIAVVSDAGMPGIADPGEEIVRAAVEANIAVYPVPGANAVLSALTASGLPTEQFAFHGFLPSKAGERRTVLESLRETLKSAEESATQIFYETPHRIAEALTDVEAVFGPQHPIALARELTKLHEEFLRGAASEVRSTVHARENIRGEMVLLISGKLLSEQNESSASLSDQVRRLIGNGISEKDALKQVAKELGIGKSEAYREWQRTRGKR from the coding sequence ATGAGTAGCGACGCACCACTCGCGCCCGGCCTCTATCTCGTCGCAACACCCATCGGCAATCTTGAAGACATCACTCTGCGAGCTCTCCGCATTCTGCGCAGCGCCGACCGCATTGCCTGCGAAGACACACGCCAGACGCAGAAACTGCTAAACCACTTCGGCATCACCACGCCCACCGTCAGCTATCACCTGCACAACGAACGCGGCCGCTCCGAAGAACTCGTCAACGCCATCCGTGAAGGCGCGCGCATCGCCGTCGTCAGCGACGCTGGCATGCCCGGCATCGCCGACCCCGGCGAAGAAATCGTGCGCGCCGCAGTGGAAGCAAACATCGCGGTCTATCCCGTCCCCGGCGCCAACGCAGTCCTCAGCGCGCTCACCGCAAGCGGCCTGCCCACAGAACAATTTGCCTTCCACGGCTTCCTCCCATCCAAAGCAGGCGAACGCCGCACCGTCCTCGAATCCCTACGCGAAACGCTCAAATCCGCAGAGGAATCAGCGACCCAAATCTTCTACGAAACGCCACACCGCATCGCAGAAGCACTCACGGATGTAGAAGCCGTCTTCGGTCCTCAGCACCCCATAGCGCTAGCACGCGAACTCACCAAGCTGCACGAAGAATTTCTGCGCGGCGCCGCAAGCGAAGTCCGCAGCACGGTACACGCGCGTGAAAACATCCGTGGCGAAATGGTGTTGCTCATCTCCGGCAAACTGCTCAGCGAACAAAACGAATCGAGCGCCAGCCTCTCCGACCAGGTCCGTCGCCTCATCGGCAACGGCATCAGCGAAAAGGATGCGCTGAAACAAGTCGCAAAAGAACTCGGCATCGGCAAAAGCGAAGCCTATCGCGAGTGGCAACGCACCCGCGGCAAACGCTGA
- a CDS encoding nuclear transport factor 2 family protein, which translates to MSEPQIRAALDAHWQASAAGDLNAEHAIYDDNAICDYPQSGERIVGRSNLQALRGHHPGKPSGFHIRRISGQGNLWVTEYTIIYQGQPAFTVSIMEFRGDKVVHETQYFSDPFEAPGWRKQWVQQMP; encoded by the coding sequence ATGTCAGAACCGCAGATACGCGCAGCACTCGATGCACACTGGCAGGCATCTGCCGCCGGTGATCTGAACGCAGAACACGCCATCTACGACGACAACGCCATCTGCGACTATCCGCAGTCCGGAGAACGCATCGTCGGGCGAAGCAATCTGCAGGCACTACGCGGACATCATCCCGGAAAACCATCAGGCTTCCACATACGGCGCATCAGCGGACAAGGCAATCTCTGGGTCACCGAATACACCATCATCTACCAGGGACAACCCGCATTCACAGTCAGCATCATGGAGTTTCGGGGCGACAAAGTCGTACACGAAACACAATACTTTTCCGATCCATTCGAGGCACCTGGATGGCGCAAACAATGGGTTCAACAGATGCCCTGA